Genomic segment of Candidatus Eisenbacteria bacterium:
CCGTGCGGATCGCCGTGAGGAAGGCTCGTGGCGAAGAGTCGGTCGAAGAGAGCGCGCCGCTCGATCGGGCTCAGGATCTGTCCGCTCCTCACCGCGGCGTGGCAGGCGAAGGACTTCGCGATGTGCTCCTCGGGCGGCTCTCCGCCCTCCCCGAGGGTGTCCACCGAGCCAAGCACGGCCTTCAGGGAGTCGATCGCGGCCTCCTCGGGTATGGAGGCGGGTACGCCGCGCACGGCGACCTGCCGCTCGCCGAAGAGGGACGCCTCGTATCCGAGCCTTCGCAGGTGCGGCTCCATCATGAGCAGCGCATCCAGCTCGGCGGGCGTGAGGTCCACCACCCTCGGAAACAGGAGCACCTGGCTCGTGCCGGTCCCGCCATAGAGGTAGGCGCGCGCTTCCTCGTAGAGAATCCGTTCGTGGGCTGCGTGCTGATCGACGATGACGAGCCCTCCTCGGATCGGCGCGAGCAGGTAGCGCTCATGGAGCTGCCAGATGGGTATCTCGGGCTCCCCGAGGCTTTCCTGGACGTCCCCCCCTTCTCGCTCCTGGGCCGCGGGGACGGGGGGCGCATAGAGCGCGAGCATGAGCGAGCCCTCGCCCTCCATCCCGGCGGCCCACGCGTCGCCCGTCTCCGGGCGGACCGCGTACGCCCGCGCCCCTTCCGGCCCCGGCTCCGCGACCGATCCCGCATCCGGCAGCGCGATCCCGGCGGGCACGTACCGGCGCATCGCGGCCTCGACCGCGCGGCGGACCACCTGAAACACGCGCGCCTCGTCGCGGAAGCGAACCTCCCGTTTCGTCGGGTGGACGTTCGAATCGACCATCGATGGATCGATCTCGATCAAGACGAGCGCGAGCGGATACCGCTCCCCCGGCAGGAGATTTCCGTATCCTTGGCGCAGGGCGGCGCCCAGGGTGGCGGAAGAGACCACCCGGCCGTTCACGGCGAACGTCTGATGGTCGCGCGAGGCGCGGGCTTGCTCGGGGGCGCCGAGCACGCCGCTCACGTGAATCCCCCCCGCCTCGTGATCGAACGCGGCCGAGCCCTCCTCCGGGCCTTTC
This window contains:
- the mutL gene encoding DNA mismatch repair endonuclease MutL, coding for MPPIRILDPSVVGKIRAGEVVDRPAAVAKELIENALDAGSTLVAIHVASHPERLIRVQDDGAGMSREDALLALRRHATSKIESADDLARIRSLGFRGEALASIAEVSRFALSTRSSEDLTGTQVEALGGAVIQVSGVGRAVGTTVIVEDLFFNTPARLRFLKSREAEIRVLSRVVWNYALTYPRIHWRFSVEGREDTDLPESGDLLERWHVLYGKGPEEGSAAFDHEAGGIHVSGVLGAPEQARASRDHQTFAVNGRVVSSATLGAALRQGYGNLLPGERYPLALVLIEIDPSMVDSNVHPTKREVRFRDEARVFQVVRRAVEAAMRRYVPAGIALPDAGSVAEPGPEGARAYAVRPETGDAWAAGMEGEGSLMLALYAPPVPAAQEREGGDVQESLGEPEIPIWQLHERYLLAPIRGGLVIVDQHAAHERILYEEARAYLYGGTGTSQVLLFPRVVDLTPAELDALLMMEPHLRRLGYEASLFGERQVAVRGVPASIPEEAAIDSLKAVLGSVDTLGEGGEPPEEHIAKSFACHAAVRSGQILSPIERRALFDRLFATSLPHGDPHGRPTYVRVPMEELDRRFGRR